The Drosophila biarmipes strain raj3 chromosome 2L, RU_DBia_V1.1, whole genome shotgun sequence genome has a window encoding:
- the LOC108033493 gene encoding vitelline membrane protein Vm26Aa-like translates to MKSFVCIALVAFAAAALASPTNVATITGQTSSTTSQDGELFGDLTRLRKSAYGGSSGGYGGSSIPAPPCPKNYLFSCQPNLAPVPCSAPAPSYGSAGAYSAPVASYVAPNYGVPQHQQQLFSASYVPQAYGYQY, encoded by the coding sequence ATGAAATCCTTCGTGTGCATCGCCCTGGTCGCCTTCGCCGCCGCCGCTTTGGCTTCGCCCACCAACGTGGCTACGATCACCGGACAGACTAGCTCCACGACTTCCCAGGACGGCGAGCTGTTCGGTGACCTGACTCGCCTTCGCAAGTCCGCCTACGGCGGCAGCTCCGGTGGCTATGGAGGCTCCAGCATCCCAGCCCCTCCCTGCCCCAAGAACTACCTGTTCAGCTGCCAGCCCAACCTCGCCCCGGTGCCGTGCAGTGCTCCAGCCCCCAGCTACGGATCCGCCGGCGCCTACTCTGCTCCGGTGGCCAGCTACGTCGCCCCCAACTACGGAGTGccccagcaccagcagcagctctTCAGCGCCTCTTACGTGCCACAAGCCTACGGATACCAGTACTAA
- the LOC108033969 gene encoding neurotrimin isoform X2, with product MRRRFSGVWLLLMQYLSVSWASFSELNNSDPKFSGPINNSTVPVGRDALLTCVVHDLVSFKVAWLRVDTQTILSIQNHVITKNHRIAISHTEHRIWQLKIRDVQESDRGWYMCQINTDPMKSQMGYLDVVVPPDIVDYQTSQDVVRSAGDNVTLTCSATGVPLPTITWRREESAPVLLSEDGDLEVYSVEGQNLTLWQVQRNHMGAYLCIASNGVPPTVSKRVMLVVNFAPTIWTRYDTIYVGLGQKLTLECITESQPASVNFWLRGSELLQGGSYESATVDHVHRIVMRITLRPITKRDFGEYKCRAKNAMGQADRIIAVHHKAKKHGQHSHQTSTRESQFIVIEASASDKGCSFRPLWIIFLCFLNKVSVL from the exons ATGAGAAGGCGATTTTCCGGCGTttggctgctgctgatgcagtATCTGTCTGTGAGCTGGGCTAGCTTCTCGGAGTTAAACAACT CGGATCCCAAGTTCAGCGGACCCATCAACAACTCAACAGTTCCCGTGGGACGGGATGCCCTGCTCACGTGTGTGGTCCACGACCTAGTTAGCTTCAAGGTGGCCTGGTTGCGAGTGGACACGCAGACCATCCTGAGCATCCAGAACCATGTCATCACCAAGAACCATCGCATCGCCATCTCGCACACGGAGCATCGCATCTGGCAGCTGAAAATACGCGATGTCCAGGAATCGGATCGCGGATG GTACATGTGCCAAATCAACACAGATCCCATGAAGAGCCAAATGGGCTACCTGGATGTGGTGGTGCCCCCCGACATTGTGGACTACCAGACAAGCCAGGACGTGGTCCGTTCCGCGGGAGACAACGTCACTCTCACTTGCAGTGCCACGGGCGTTCCTTTGCCAACTATCACATGGCGACGCGAAGAGTCAGCTCCGGTCCTTCTTTCCGAGGATGGCGACCTGGAGGTGTACAGCGTGGAAGGACAAAATCTCACGCTGTGGCAGGTGCAGCGCAACCACATGGGCGCCTACCTCTGCATCGCCTCCAACGGGGTGCCGCCCACAGTAAGCAAACGCGTCATGTTGGTGGTCAACT TTGCTCCGACCATCTGGACTCGTTACGATACCATCTACGTGGGGCTGGGCCAGAAGCTGACGCTGGAGTGCATCACAGAGTCCCAGCCGGCGTCGGTGAATTTCTGGCTGAGGGGCTCCGAACTGCTGCAAGGCGGTTCCTACGAGTCGGCGACAGTGGATCACGTGCACCGGATCGTGATGCGCATCACCCTGCGCCCGATTACGAAACGAGACTTTGGCGAGTACAAATGCAGGGCCAAGAACGCGATGGGTCAAGCAGATCGGATCATAGCAGTGCATC ATAAAGCCAAGAAACACGGTCAGCACTCGCATCAAACTTCCACCCGCGAAAGTCAGTTCATTGTCATCGAAG CGAGTGCGTCTGATAAGGGCTGCAGTTTCCGACCCCTGTGGATTATATTTCTATGCTTCCTTAATAAAGTTTCAGTTTTGTGA
- the LOC108033471 gene encoding vitelline membrane protein Vm26Aa has translation MKSFVCIALVAFAAAALASPTNVASANGQTGSTVSLTSQDGELEGVAGQGFGDLTRLRKSAYGGSSGGYGGSSIPAPPCPKNYLFSCQPNLAPVPCSAPAPSYGSAGAYSAPVASYVAPNYGVPQHQQQLFSASYVPQAYGYQY, from the coding sequence ATGAAATCCTTCGTGTGCATCGCTCTGGTCGCCTTCGCCGCCGCCGCTCTGGCTTCGCCCACCAACGTGGCCTCGGCCAACGGTCAGACCGGCTCCACGGTATCCCTGACTTCCCAGGACGGCGAGCTGGAGGGAGTCGCCGGTCAGGGATTCGGTGACCTGACTCGCCTTCGCAAGTCCGCCTACGGCGGCAGCTCCGGTGGCTATGGAGGCTCCAGCATCCCAGCCCCTCCCTGCCCCAAGAACTACCTGTTTAGCTGCCAGCCCAACCTCGCCCCGGTGCCGTGCAGTGCTCCAGCCCCCAGCTACGGATCCGCCGGCGCCTACTCTGCTCCAGTGGCCAGCTACGTCGCCCCCAACTACGGAGTGccccagcaccagcagcagctctTCAGCGCCTCTTACGTGCCACAAGCCTACGGATACCAGTACTAA
- the LOC108033969 gene encoding neurotrimin isoform X1, giving the protein MRRRFSGVWLLLMQYLSVSWASFSELNNSDPKFSGPINNSTVPVGRDALLTCVVHDLVSFKVAWLRVDTQTILSIQNHVITKNHRIAISHTEHRIWQLKIRDVQESDRGWYMCQINTDPMKSQMGYLDVVVPPDIVDYQTSQDVVRSAGDNVTLTCSATGVPLPTITWRREESAPVLLSEDGDLEVYSVEGQNLTLWQVQRNHMGAYLCIASNGVPPTVSKRVMLVVNFAPTIWTRYDTIYVGLGQKLTLECITESQPASVNFWLRGSELLQGGSYESATVDHVHRIVMRITLRPITKRDFGEYKCRAKNAMGQADRIIAVHHKAKKHGQHSHQTSTRESQFIVIEEYIASASDKGCSFRPLWIIFLCFLNKVSVL; this is encoded by the exons ATGAGAAGGCGATTTTCCGGCGTttggctgctgctgatgcagtATCTGTCTGTGAGCTGGGCTAGCTTCTCGGAGTTAAACAACT CGGATCCCAAGTTCAGCGGACCCATCAACAACTCAACAGTTCCCGTGGGACGGGATGCCCTGCTCACGTGTGTGGTCCACGACCTAGTTAGCTTCAAGGTGGCCTGGTTGCGAGTGGACACGCAGACCATCCTGAGCATCCAGAACCATGTCATCACCAAGAACCATCGCATCGCCATCTCGCACACGGAGCATCGCATCTGGCAGCTGAAAATACGCGATGTCCAGGAATCGGATCGCGGATG GTACATGTGCCAAATCAACACAGATCCCATGAAGAGCCAAATGGGCTACCTGGATGTGGTGGTGCCCCCCGACATTGTGGACTACCAGACAAGCCAGGACGTGGTCCGTTCCGCGGGAGACAACGTCACTCTCACTTGCAGTGCCACGGGCGTTCCTTTGCCAACTATCACATGGCGACGCGAAGAGTCAGCTCCGGTCCTTCTTTCCGAGGATGGCGACCTGGAGGTGTACAGCGTGGAAGGACAAAATCTCACGCTGTGGCAGGTGCAGCGCAACCACATGGGCGCCTACCTCTGCATCGCCTCCAACGGGGTGCCGCCCACAGTAAGCAAACGCGTCATGTTGGTGGTCAACT TTGCTCCGACCATCTGGACTCGTTACGATACCATCTACGTGGGGCTGGGCCAGAAGCTGACGCTGGAGTGCATCACAGAGTCCCAGCCGGCGTCGGTGAATTTCTGGCTGAGGGGCTCCGAACTGCTGCAAGGCGGTTCCTACGAGTCGGCGACAGTGGATCACGTGCACCGGATCGTGATGCGCATCACCCTGCGCCCGATTACGAAACGAGACTTTGGCGAGTACAAATGCAGGGCCAAGAACGCGATGGGTCAAGCAGATCGGATCATAGCAGTGCATC ATAAAGCCAAGAAACACGGTCAGCACTCGCATCAAACTTCCACCCGCGAAAGTCAGTTCATTGTCATCGAAG AATACATAGCGAGTGCGTCTGATAAGGGCTGCAGTTTCCGACCCCTGTGGATTATATTTCTATGCTTCCTTAATAAAGTTTCAGTTTTGTGA
- the LOC108033968 gene encoding uncharacterized protein LOC108033968, with translation MFSLQQLVRATANGGSDLSRLLRHMGGVTSGATTTLCTAAAPKHSSQAKLGDSDSHGSPSRTDGRSHGESESDLESAHGQNFSTQQFARRILQQRSQDIQRHIHTQSTEGQTRAKSSQQQQQPQTATKFAMSSLAAEPLQSQKQDEITASTGGEAENPGLGASCHDVASASASAGKKPCFSTGLGEIIQFMELIGNLKHTKRTGWVLRDVNDCESISGHMYRMSMLTFLLDGSEGLNQIRCMELALVHDLAESLVGDITPFCGVSKDEKRAMEFKAMEDICKLIEPRGKRIMELFEEYEHGETAESKFVKDLDRLDMVMQAFEYEKRDNCLLKHQEFFDSTEGKFNHPFVKKLVNEIYEQRDVLAKAKGATPPPAIEVEWPTKLANGHDGSS, from the exons ATGTTCTCTCTGCAGCAGTTAGTCAGAGCGACAGCGAATGGCGGCAGCGATCTCAGCCGGCTGCTGCGCCACATGGGCGGCGTGACGTCAGGAGCTACAACCACACTG TGCACTGCGGCAGCCCCAAAGCACTCTAGTCAAGCGAAGTTGGGCGACAGCGACAGTCACGGTTCGCCTTCGCGCACGGACGGTCGCAGTCACGGTGAATCAGAGTCGGATTTGGAGTCGGCGCACGGCCAGAATTTCTCAACACAGCAGTTCGCCAGGAGGATACTGCAGCAACGCAGCCAGGACATCCAGCGCCACATTCACACGCAGTCCACAGAGGGGCAGACCAGAGCCAAGTCctcacaacaacagcagcagccccaGACCGCCACTAAGTTTGCCATGTCATCGCTAGCGGCGGAACCCCTTCAGTCCCAGAAGCAGGATGAAATCACGGCCTCCACGGGCGGCGAGGCAGAGAACCCGGGACTAGGAGCCTCGTGCCACGATGTGGCTTCCGCATCGGCCAGCGCCGGCAAGAAGCCCTGCTTCAGCACGGGCCTGGGCGAGATTATCCAGTTCATGGAGCTCATCGGCAATCTAAAG CACACCAAACGAACCGGCTGGGTTCTGCGTGATGTCAACGACTGCGAATCGATTTCGGGCCACATGTACAGGATGAGCATGCTGACATTCCTGCTGGATGGCAGTGAGGGACTCAATCAGATCCGCTGCATGGAACTGGCATTGGTGCACGATTTGGCGGAGAGTTTGGTGGGCGACATAACGCCCTTCTGCGGGGTTTCCAAGGACGAGAAGCGGGCAATGGAGTTCAAGGCGATGGAAGATATTTGCAAGTTGATCGAGCCGCGTGGAAAGCGCATAATGGAACTATTTGAG GAATACGAGCATGGAGAGACTGCGGAAAGCAAGTTCGTCAAGGATCTGGATCGCCTGGACATGGTTATGCAGGCCTTCGAGTACGAGAAGCGGGACAATTGCCTTCTGAAACACCAGGAGTTCTTCGACTCGACGGAGGGCAAGTTCAACCATCCGTTCGTGAAGAAGCTGGTCAACGAGATCTACGAGCAGAGGGATGTTCTGGCCAAGGCCAAGGGAGCAACGCCCCCGCCGGCCATCGAGGTGGAGTGGCCCACGAAACTGGCCAACGGACATGACGGCTCGAGTTGA